In Streptomyces sp. NBC_01439, the following are encoded in one genomic region:
- a CDS encoding EcsC family protein produces MSIHTAPPSMSTYEEQVWKALNEHWERRNNRRGLPKWATNALDRTGEVAGNAGRRVKEAVPEAVKEPIRRAGDAIADAALRPAVAGATALLDLVNDWALELNDPKSVEKIARKQGLEIDSYADLREQDLKVCDRLLGANTMKWRTAGAFEGGAMGALAMVPVAGIPAAMTADILVIQVLSASIAARIAYSYGYDAKDPDEQLFIQRLVHQSFKAQVAKAEPLHKTAQAAQALKGRVRFSDKLRHDHKLVAALEKLMQHLSPAGSKVSVKTVAKVVPFVGILISAGLNSAVLGRVASEAQRYCQTRFLCEKYGLPLPAALAADPDDDLETDFA; encoded by the coding sequence TTGAGCATTCACACGGCCCCACCCTCGATGAGCACGTACGAGGAGCAGGTCTGGAAGGCCCTCAACGAACACTGGGAGCGCCGCAACAACCGCCGTGGTCTGCCGAAATGGGCGACCAACGCCCTCGACCGCACCGGGGAGGTCGCGGGAAACGCAGGGCGTCGGGTCAAGGAGGCCGTGCCGGAAGCGGTCAAGGAGCCCATACGTCGCGCGGGTGACGCGATCGCCGATGCGGCCCTGCGACCGGCGGTCGCGGGCGCGACGGCGCTGCTCGACCTGGTCAACGACTGGGCGTTGGAGCTCAACGACCCGAAGAGCGTCGAGAAGATCGCCCGAAAGCAAGGGCTCGAGATCGACAGCTACGCCGATCTGCGGGAGCAGGACCTCAAGGTCTGCGACCGGCTGCTGGGCGCCAACACCATGAAGTGGCGGACCGCCGGCGCGTTCGAGGGGGGCGCCATGGGCGCCCTGGCCATGGTCCCCGTCGCCGGTATCCCCGCCGCGATGACGGCGGACATCCTCGTCATCCAGGTCCTGAGCGCGTCGATAGCCGCGCGAATCGCGTACTCCTACGGCTACGACGCCAAGGACCCCGATGAGCAGCTCTTCATCCAGCGCCTGGTGCACCAGTCCTTCAAAGCGCAGGTGGCCAAGGCCGAGCCGCTGCACAAGACCGCGCAGGCGGCGCAGGCCCTCAAGGGGCGCGTGAGGTTTTCGGACAAGCTCCGTCACGACCACAAACTGGTGGCCGCTCTTGAAAAGTTGATGCAGCACCTGAGCCCGGCGGGCTCCAAGGTGTCGGTCAAAACCGTGGCCAAGGTCGTGCCGTTCGTCGGCATCCTCATCAGCGCCGGCCTGAACTCCGCAGTCCTCGGCCGCGTGGCCTCCGAGGCCCAGCGGTACTGCCAGACCCGCTTCCTGTGCGAAAAGTACGGACTGCCGCTGCCGGCCGCACTGGCGGCCGATCCGGACGACGACCTCGAGACCGACTTCGCGTAG
- a CDS encoding DUF397 domain-containing protein yields the protein MEIAIAEDAVHVRDSKDLARPPFAVTREEWAPFVRFVADS from the coding sequence GTGGAGATCGCGATCGCCGAAGACGCTGTTCACGTACGGGACTCCAAGGATCTGGCTCGCCCGCCCTTCGCCGTGACGCGCGAGGAGTGGGCGCCCTTCGTGAGGTTCGTGGCGGATAGCTGA